The proteins below are encoded in one region of Paenibacillus sp. YYML68:
- a CDS encoding cation-translocating P-type ATPase, protein MSSNCQDQCCSDKSRESDSVVTVLTPHSQKSSTERTYCVDGMDCGSCAVTIENHLKAHARVQTARVHFSSGKMTVEHDLTDEQLIHEVTKLGFQAAVLTTGSGEAREEGKGGLRSDTRTVVLSGLMLLLGVMGSYMDVPSIVITVLYALSIIVGGYKPARSAYYAVRSRSLDMNVLMTTAALGAAAIGEWLEGATVVWLFALGNMLQARSMEKTRQSIRSLLELAPAEANVKRGNQLIRLGVKDVAIGDIIVVKPGEKIPLDGEVVAGESSVNQAPITGESIPADKQPGDLVYAGTINVHGSLEVKVTKWVQDTTIAKIIHLVEEAQEQKAPTEAFIDQFAKIYTPIVFLLALAVMVVPPLLGAGAWKEWLYKGLELLVIACPCALVISTPVAIVSAIGQAAKNGVLIKGGTYLEIAGSLSAIAFDKTGTLTEGTPFVTQVIVNESTEEELLTIAYTLEAYSTHPIAKAIVDYATTKGLTPQPGKQFRNRVGQGVEAVIGEMGRRYYAGNVRLFRELQHEGLAVIEDRVRALQQEGQTIVIIGTEQHILGVLAVADRVRDTSVQAIQDLQRVGIEQLVMLTGDTEGSAKKVALESGIHHFSSELLPEQKVSAIQQLQKNGHRVAMVGDGINDAPALATADLGIAMGGAGTDTAMQTANMVLMADNLVKLAYSIKLSRQAIRIIKQNIWFSLIIKAAAFMLIFPELLTLWIAVLSDTGAAVLVILNSMRLLRVKA, encoded by the coding sequence ATGAGTTCGAATTGTCAAGATCAATGCTGCAGTGATAAGTCTAGGGAGAGCGACTCTGTCGTCACCGTCTTGACTCCCCATAGTCAGAAGTCGAGCACTGAGCGTACGTACTGTGTGGATGGCATGGATTGTGGCTCCTGTGCGGTAACGATTGAGAATCATCTGAAGGCACATGCTCGGGTGCAGACTGCGAGGGTCCACTTCTCATCAGGTAAGATGACCGTGGAGCATGATCTCACCGATGAGCAGCTGATCCATGAAGTTACGAAACTCGGCTTCCAGGCTGCTGTTCTCACGACTGGTAGTGGTGAAGCCCGTGAAGAGGGGAAGGGAGGGCTGAGATCGGATACACGCACAGTCGTTCTGTCGGGTCTGATGCTGCTACTCGGCGTTATGGGGTCATACATGGACGTTCCTTCAATAGTCATTACGGTTCTCTATGCATTGTCTATCATCGTGGGAGGGTATAAGCCAGCTAGAAGCGCCTATTATGCTGTGAGGAGCCGCTCCTTAGACATGAATGTGCTGATGACTACGGCTGCCCTTGGTGCGGCTGCGATCGGCGAGTGGCTGGAAGGCGCAACGGTCGTATGGCTCTTCGCCTTAGGGAACATGCTCCAGGCACGCTCCATGGAGAAGACACGACAGTCGATTCGCAGCTTACTCGAGCTAGCTCCCGCTGAGGCGAATGTGAAGCGTGGGAATCAGTTGATTCGCCTAGGTGTCAAGGACGTTGCTATCGGTGACATCATCGTCGTGAAGCCAGGAGAGAAGATTCCACTGGATGGTGAGGTTGTGGCCGGCGAATCTAGTGTGAATCAAGCACCAATTACGGGTGAATCCATTCCTGCTGATAAGCAGCCCGGAGATCTTGTGTATGCGGGAACAATCAATGTTCATGGCTCGCTTGAAGTGAAGGTTACGAAGTGGGTCCAGGATACGACCATTGCCAAGATCATTCATCTTGTGGAAGAAGCGCAAGAGCAGAAGGCACCGACCGAAGCTTTTATTGATCAATTTGCCAAAATATATACACCGATCGTATTCTTGCTTGCCCTAGCGGTCATGGTTGTTCCCCCCTTGCTCGGAGCCGGTGCTTGGAAGGAGTGGCTATACAAAGGATTAGAGCTGCTCGTCATCGCATGCCCGTGTGCGCTCGTCATTTCTACCCCTGTTGCGATCGTATCAGCTATAGGTCAGGCTGCGAAGAATGGTGTTCTGATCAAGGGTGGCACGTACCTGGAAATCGCAGGAAGCCTCTCGGCTATTGCCTTCGATAAGACTGGCACGTTGACTGAAGGGACGCCCTTCGTTACACAAGTTATCGTGAATGAATCGACAGAGGAGGAGCTTCTTACTATCGCGTATACATTGGAGGCGTATTCCACCCATCCCATAGCGAAAGCGATTGTCGATTATGCGACAACGAAGGGTCTCACACCGCAACCAGGGAAGCAGTTCCGCAATAGGGTCGGTCAAGGTGTCGAGGCGGTCATCGGGGAGATGGGGAGGCGATACTACGCTGGTAATGTGAGATTGTTTCGAGAGCTGCAGCACGAAGGCTTGGCAGTGATCGAAGACCGTGTACGGGCTCTGCAGCAGGAGGGGCAGACGATCGTCATCATCGGTACCGAGCAACATATACTAGGCGTCCTAGCTGTAGCTGACCGCGTCCGAGACACATCTGTGCAAGCGATTCAAGACCTTCAACGTGTCGGTATTGAGCAGCTCGTTATGCTAACCGGCGATACGGAGGGCTCAGCGAAGAAGGTAGCACTCGAGTCTGGCATCCACCATTTCTCGTCCGAGCTGCTACCGGAGCAGAAGGTGTCTGCCATCCAGCAGCTGCAAAAGAACGGTCATCGCGTAGCGATGGTGGGAGATGGCATAAATGATGCACCAGCACTTGCCACAGCTGACCTCGGGATTGCTATGGGTGGGGCTGGAACCGATACCGCGATGCAGACGGCGAATATGGTCCTGATGGCTGACAACCTGGTGAAGCTCGCCTATTCGATTAAGCTAAGCCGTCAAGCTATTCGCATTATTAAGCAAAATATTTGGTTCTCGTTGATCATTAAGGCTGCCGCTTTTATGCTGATATTTCCGGAGCTACTGACCTTGTGGATCGCCGTCCTTAGTGATACGGGTGCTGCCGTCCTTGTCATCTTGAATAGTATGCGATTGCTGCGGGTGAAGGCTTAG
- a CDS encoding ArsR/SmtB family transcription factor — MMEQRDCEVKAKFIRGFSDKTRLHILECLKGSEKTVSELVEALQGNQSNISQHLACLKGCGIVVGRQEGKYMFYSLRNEQIVQLLDMMDAVFTQVEEEVAACERNSELDCCSKG; from the coding sequence ATGATGGAACAGCGAGACTGTGAAGTAAAGGCGAAGTTCATTCGAGGATTCAGTGACAAAACGAGACTGCACATATTGGAATGTCTGAAGGGCTCAGAAAAAACGGTATCTGAGCTTGTGGAGGCGCTGCAAGGAAATCAATCGAACATCTCGCAGCATCTGGCATGCTTGAAGGGCTGCGGCATCGTTGTAGGCAGACAGGAGGGCAAGTACATGTTCTACAGCTTGAGAAACGAGCAGATCGTTCAGCTGCTGGACATGATGGACGCTGTATTCACACAGGTCGAGGAGGAAGTAGCTGCCTGCGAGAGAAATTCGGAGCTGGATTGCTGCTCAAAGGGATAG
- a CDS encoding methyl-accepting chemotaxis protein: protein MIQPDITNVFSIFYMLIMASIYMDRRLTLGAVVLGSFQFVYLVFIRGAEAANYNPNNVTTYLIYFILISVLIISLSSVSRHMIQTMEASRLQTEELLKQQQEQKETLVTNVKFITENMIAISRASEENMQSFGEMNTAFHEISKGAAVQVDSTVSISDSVLGMNDMIQHMWQSVQTLEGKSKEASDLSESGKGKMSSLSSTISEFRVDIERMSHEIAELITNLEETSKFSATIHEIANQTNLLSLNASIEAARAGEQGRGFAVVAGEIRKLADLTAQAASQISEQLQSFSEKSEQTRINMNRVANLMQNSHTITEETKEAFTSINDSVAQLHELSGSYAEVMGKVTESSGQISDSTSHLASVSEQASATLQQLLATLETLLQNNQNSLGKIKLAEVELKKVVS, encoded by the coding sequence ATGATTCAGCCTGACATTACCAACGTATTCTCGATCTTCTACATGCTAATTATGGCATCCATCTATATGGATCGTAGACTGACCCTCGGAGCCGTAGTCTTGGGGTCCTTCCAGTTCGTCTATCTGGTGTTCATTCGCGGGGCAGAAGCTGCCAACTACAACCCGAATAACGTCACGACATACTTGATCTACTTCATCTTAATTAGTGTTCTGATCATCTCGTTATCGAGCGTCTCCCGTCACATGATCCAAACAATGGAGGCGTCAAGGCTGCAGACCGAGGAATTGCTGAAGCAGCAGCAGGAGCAGAAGGAAACACTCGTCACGAACGTCAAGTTCATCACAGAGAACATGATTGCGATTTCTCGCGCCAGTGAGGAGAATATGCAGTCCTTCGGTGAAATGAACACTGCGTTCCATGAAATATCCAAGGGAGCCGCTGTACAAGTGGATTCCACAGTCTCTATCAGTGACTCCGTGCTCGGCATGAACGATATGATTCAACATATGTGGCAATCGGTACAGACGCTTGAAGGAAAATCCAAGGAAGCGTCTGACTTATCCGAATCTGGTAAGGGCAAAATGAGTTCGTTATCGAGCACAATCTCCGAGTTCCGTGTGGACATCGAGCGGATGTCTCATGAAATCGCAGAGCTGATCACGAACCTGGAGGAAACGAGCAAGTTCAGCGCGACCATTCATGAGATCGCGAACCAGACGAACCTGCTGTCGCTGAATGCGAGTATCGAAGCCGCCCGTGCAGGAGAGCAGGGGCGAGGCTTCGCGGTCGTAGCCGGTGAGATTCGCAAGCTGGCTGATCTAACCGCACAGGCGGCTTCGCAAATATCGGAGCAGCTGCAATCGTTCTCGGAGAAATCCGAGCAGACGCGCATCAACATGAACCGAGTCGCGAATCTGATGCAGAACAGTCATACCATTACAGAAGAGACGAAGGAAGCGTTCACCTCCATTAATGACTCCGTCGCACAGCTTCACGAGCTATCCGGCAGCTATGCCGAGGTCATGGGTAAGGTGACGGAATCGTCCGGCCAGATCTCGGATTCGACCTCGCATCTCGCGTCTGTCAGCGAGCAGGCGTCCGCTACGCTACAGCAGCTGTTAGCAACGTTGGAAACACTGCTGCAAAACAACCAGAACAGCCTGGGCAAAATTAAGCTGGCTGAAGTGGAGCTTAAGAAGGTTGTATCCTAG
- a CDS encoding DUF418 domain-containing protein, translated as MQINSPASIRRVEEVDLLRGFALLGICVANVPEMIGNGISFIPSYSGVDASIRLAIDLLVQTKFYTLFSFLFGLSFYLFMRRAEERGATGHRSMVRRLLLLLGIGLAHLIFIWYGDVLHLYAICGFALFLFYKRSPRTILGFGIGLLGWSMLIYVLLKILALLLDPAEMMKPLFDAVPNLRGRLQFIMDYTAIELFIRAPEIIGLMLLGIYAGVRGWLEPGKLSTKLLRRWQWGSFAVTVLLSIPIVHSWWSSASYAPNLLSHYTYLSGKSLAIFYVCTLLLIFRRLGTRRFTALQSMGRMAFTVYLGQSIVTVLLLAVWPAMSEWTSLATLVYSCLLLTIQLLLSELWLRRYTMGPLEWVWRAGTYGTILPLKRRLMEGNGR; from the coding sequence ATGCAGATTAATTCTCCAGCGTCGATCCGCCGTGTCGAGGAGGTCGACCTGCTGCGCGGCTTCGCCTTGCTCGGCATCTGTGTGGCCAATGTACCCGAAATGATCGGCAACGGCATTTCGTTCATTCCTTCTTATTCGGGTGTAGATGCTAGCATACGACTGGCCATCGACTTACTCGTGCAGACTAAGTTTTATACCTTGTTCTCATTCTTGTTCGGACTCAGCTTCTACTTGTTCATGCGCCGTGCGGAGGAGCGGGGAGCGACCGGGCACCGATCTATGGTGCGAAGGCTGCTTCTGCTGCTCGGAATCGGTCTCGCGCACTTGATCTTCATCTGGTATGGAGACGTCTTGCATCTGTATGCGATATGCGGCTTCGCCTTATTCTTATTCTATAAGCGAAGTCCCCGCACGATACTCGGCTTCGGAATCGGCTTGCTCGGATGGTCAATGCTCATCTACGTGCTCTTAAAGATACTAGCTCTGTTGCTGGACCCAGCTGAAATGATGAAGCCGTTATTCGATGCTGTTCCTAATCTAAGAGGTCGCCTGCAATTCATCATGGATTACACGGCCATTGAGCTCTTCATTCGCGCTCCTGAAATTATCGGCCTGATGCTGCTAGGCATCTATGCCGGGGTGCGAGGGTGGCTTGAGCCGGGGAAGCTGAGCACCAAGCTGCTGAGACGTTGGCAATGGGGCTCATTCGCAGTAACGGTATTGCTATCCATACCGATCGTACATAGCTGGTGGAGCTCGGCCAGCTACGCTCCGAATCTTCTGTCTCACTATACATACTTGTCTGGCAAATCGTTAGCGATCTTCTACGTGTGCACACTGCTGCTCATCTTCAGAAGGCTCGGCACCCGCCGATTCACAGCTCTGCAGTCGATGGGTCGGATGGCCTTCACAGTCTACCTCGGACAATCGATCGTTACGGTGCTGCTGCTTGCGGTCTGGCCTGCGATGAGCGAATGGACGTCGTTAGCTACGCTCGTATATTCGTGCTTACTGTTGACCATACAGCTGCTCTTAAGTGAGCTGTGGCTGAGACGATATACGATGGGGCCGCTGGAGTGGGTCTGGCGTGCCGGAACGTATGGGACGATACTGCCGCTGAAGCGCCGATTGATGGAAGGGAATGGTAGGTAA
- a CDS encoding sialidase family protein, translated as MATFNFPVAVGPQAQFEPAIAVNLLLPSTMVCVAVEFVGNLPHTGVYRSLDGGANWDRRILPIPPQFTGAEAPYVAYSFPNTFYITAHVFPGAESGTCVIYKSTDNGTTYSDPLIVGSGYGIYINNDETLVTVDNGQASPYLGNVYVAYNHQFNVTSSGNSVAFLNRSMDGGLTFDVPVRLSEQSDSVERPDVAVSLVGTVYAAWITTSPTSRYFVRRSLDGGATFEQSVLVANVVPVPTILPVPGYNFRVLTFASISVDNSASPNRGAVYTVWQDFRQGYSDIFMSRSFDNGSNWTPPVSITNAPAGSQNFFPAIDVDPLLGVVNIIYYSNQVDGFHLDVFVARSINGGNTFRNTRITTTSFNPNGNSPTPVALIGDYIDIASVPPGGYIGAWADTRNGSLDIFAGYSGNVIT; from the coding sequence ATGGCTACCTTCAACTTCCCGGTAGCGGTAGGTCCGCAAGCGCAATTCGAGCCGGCTATTGCGGTCAATCTGCTTCTTCCCAGTACCATGGTCTGTGTGGCTGTCGAATTCGTCGGTAACTTACCTCATACCGGTGTATATCGATCACTCGATGGCGGGGCCAACTGGGATCGCAGAATATTGCCGATTCCACCACAGTTCACAGGTGCCGAGGCACCATACGTCGCGTATTCGTTCCCGAACACGTTCTATATTACCGCACATGTGTTCCCAGGAGCGGAGAGCGGAACGTGTGTCATCTACAAATCGACCGACAACGGAACTACCTACAGCGATCCGCTCATCGTAGGGTCGGGCTACGGGATCTACATCAACAACGACGAGACGCTTGTCACCGTTGATAACGGTCAAGCCAGTCCGTATCTAGGCAACGTATATGTCGCATATAACCACCAATTCAACGTTACGAGCAGTGGTAACTCGGTCGCCTTCCTCAATCGATCGATGGATGGCGGACTGACATTTGACGTGCCGGTCAGATTGTCCGAGCAGTCTGACTCTGTGGAACGGCCGGATGTGGCGGTAAGCTTGGTTGGGACTGTGTACGCCGCCTGGATCACAACAAGTCCGACCTCCCGGTACTTCGTAAGACGCTCATTAGACGGCGGAGCAACGTTCGAGCAATCGGTGCTTGTAGCTAATGTGGTGCCCGTTCCGACGATCTTGCCGGTTCCCGGCTACAATTTCCGCGTGCTGACCTTCGCCAGTATCAGCGTTGACAACTCGGCGAGCCCGAATCGAGGCGCCGTCTACACGGTCTGGCAAGACTTCCGGCAAGGCTACTCGGACATATTCATGTCCAGATCGTTCGACAACGGCTCGAACTGGACGCCGCCGGTCAGCATCACGAATGCGCCTGCGGGCTCACAGAACTTCTTCCCGGCGATCGATGTGGACCCACTGCTAGGCGTTGTCAACATCATCTACTACAGCAACCAGGTAGACGGCTTCCACCTCGACGTATTCGTCGCACGCTCCATTAATGGAGGAAATACGTTCAGGAATACGCGAATTACGACGACCTCCTTCAATCCGAACGGGAACAGTCCAACGCCAGTAGCGTTAATCGGTGACTACATTGACATCGCCAGCGTCCCACCCGGCGGCTACATTGGAGCATGGGCCGATACACGTAACGGATCGCTCGATATATTCGCCGGTTACTCTGGCAATGTGATCACATGA
- a CDS encoding glycosyltransferase family 4 protein: MKLLFTFYNPSGGMETLNRTRCEILQRHQIECHLLYKYEALGKQNIRNIRTFVTDSKAEITALVKRENYDAIIICTDYGLMDTIRASGYQGPIIYEVQGLGDMKTAEQILEQATASIRNNASALHYPRTPHLIQLMKRRFPAKPHFCFDNPMNLDSFGYTPYPVDRGPIVAWIGRIEVNKNWREFIEIGQRLLKTYPGLQLWMFGDMNQYEEDQQQLFDKLVSEYKLENRLIQHSNVPHALMADYLSIIGESGGFLCSTSIYEGFGYAVAEALLCRCPVLTTDSDGVRNFIIDNETGLYYKRGDLDEAAIQASRLLMNVELRGRLRMAGERLIKERFTPQKFHESFTTMLKALGVKA; the protein is encoded by the coding sequence ATGAAGCTCTTATTCACGTTCTACAATCCAAGCGGAGGTATGGAAACGCTCAATCGGACGCGCTGTGAGATCTTACAGCGGCATCAGATCGAATGTCATCTGCTCTATAAATACGAAGCGCTCGGCAAGCAAAACATCCGTAACATCCGTACCTTCGTCACCGATAGTAAAGCAGAAATCACAGCGCTCGTGAAGCGTGAGAACTATGACGCGATTATTATCTGTACCGACTACGGCTTGATGGATACCATTCGAGCGAGCGGCTACCAAGGCCCGATTATATACGAGGTGCAAGGTCTCGGTGATATGAAGACAGCTGAGCAAATATTGGAGCAGGCCACTGCTTCAATCCGCAACAATGCAAGCGCGCTACACTATCCGCGCACGCCGCATCTGATTCAACTGATGAAGCGTCGCTTCCCAGCCAAGCCGCACTTCTGCTTCGATAACCCGATGAATCTGGACAGCTTCGGCTATACACCTTATCCGGTAGATCGCGGACCTATAGTGGCGTGGATCGGACGTATTGAGGTGAACAAGAACTGGAGAGAGTTCATCGAGATCGGACAACGGCTGCTGAAGACGTATCCGGGCCTACAGCTATGGATGTTCGGGGATATGAACCAATATGAAGAGGACCAGCAGCAATTGTTCGACAAGCTGGTGAGCGAGTACAAGCTGGAGAACCGACTTATTCAGCATTCGAACGTTCCTCATGCGCTGATGGCAGATTACTTGTCCATCATTGGCGAGAGCGGGGGCTTCCTGTGCTCTACGTCCATCTATGAAGGTTTCGGCTATGCGGTAGCCGAGGCATTGCTGTGCCGGTGTCCGGTGCTGACGACCGATTCGGACGGAGTTCGTAACTTCATTATCGATAACGAAACAGGCTTGTATTACAAGCGCGGCGATCTGGATGAAGCTGCTATTCAAGCGTCAAGATTACTAATGAACGTAGAGCTTCGCGGTCGTCTGCGGATGGCTGGCGAACGTCTGATTAAGGAGCGGTTTACACCCCAAAAATTTCATGAAAGCTTCACCACTATGCTGAAAGCATTAGGCGTTAAAGCTTAA
- a CDS encoding glycosyltransferase encodes MPDVGIVMPVYTQKPEFLAAALQSILNQTYDNYVLIIVIDGDANMHKLCQAIVRDDPRVQYVLNETNQGVAKALNRGFDVLYRNRSIEYLTWISSDNLYSPYFIEVLRRALHTSAVQVGLVYSSFRTIDQQGTLVHGEKELALQRHYQSRSKEHLLDSCIVGVSFMYRARDAKQIEGYGLEPVEDYDYWLRLTEHCDTKYVPIELMDYRTCSELSISATLQSKERHRYWRFAYHTARYRARSRRGIPSELTIVYALAEADEKAVARLESLYEQSYSNYQVFFIDLSADGSATEVLSQIAHPTFAPIKRPGMAKDLAVLSYIEKVRTPYTMVLGPEPFGSTLDLEVLLNEMSKAPPHLSANYYTDNRLVGYRSDFVYYDSYEDQLFRTEKLVQLLRFQQKEGERGS; translated from the coding sequence TTGCCGGATGTAGGGATTGTCATGCCCGTCTATACGCAAAAGCCGGAGTTTCTGGCCGCCGCGCTTCAATCCATATTGAATCAAACGTACGACAACTACGTGCTCATTATTGTCATCGATGGAGATGCCAACATGCATAAGCTGTGTCAGGCTATCGTCCGAGATGATCCGCGTGTTCAATACGTCTTGAATGAAACGAATCAAGGCGTCGCCAAGGCGCTGAACCGCGGCTTCGATGTCCTGTATCGGAACAGATCCATTGAATACTTGACATGGATATCCAGCGACAATCTGTACTCCCCGTATTTCATCGAGGTGCTTCGGCGAGCGCTGCATACAAGCGCTGTGCAAGTCGGACTCGTGTACAGCTCCTTCCGCACCATTGACCAGCAAGGCACACTTGTCCACGGCGAGAAGGAGCTCGCTCTACAGCGTCACTACCAGAGCAGGTCGAAGGAGCATCTGCTCGACAGCTGCATCGTCGGAGTGTCCTTCATGTACCGCGCGCGTGATGCGAAGCAGATCGAAGGCTATGGTCTTGAGCCGGTGGAGGATTACGATTATTGGCTGCGTCTAACCGAGCACTGCGATACGAAATATGTGCCGATCGAGCTGATGGACTACCGTACGTGCTCGGAGCTGAGCATCTCGGCTACGCTGCAGAGCAAGGAGCGTCACCGGTATTGGCGATTCGCCTACCACACGGCCCGGTATCGGGCACGTTCGCGGCGTGGAATCCCGAGTGAGCTCACCATCGTATATGCCTTGGCTGAGGCCGATGAGAAGGCAGTAGCAAGACTGGAGAGCTTATATGAGCAGTCCTACAGCAATTATCAAGTTTTCTTCATCGATCTATCGGCTGACGGCTCCGCCACCGAGGTGCTCTCACAGATCGCACATCCGACCTTTGCTCCGATCAAGCGACCGGGCATGGCGAAGGATCTTGCTGTGTTGTCTTATATTGAAAAAGTGAGAACTCCCTATACGATGGTGCTCGGGCCAGAACCGTTCGGCTCTACGCTCGACCTGGAAGTGCTCTTGAACGAAATGAGCAAGGCACCGCCTCATCTGTCTGCTAATTATTACACGGACAACCGATTGGTAGGCTATCGCTCCGACTTCGTATACTACGACAGCTATGAGGATCAGCTGTTCCGAACGGAGAAGCTCGTTCAGCTGCTGCGCTTTCAACAGAAGGAGGGAGAGCGAGGGTCATGA
- a CDS encoding VOC family protein, translating to MTMKLIPYFVMAGNANEAIEFYQEALGGKLEYKQTFGEMPENPEFPLPEEAKSLVSHATVKFGETDVMFSDSFPGQPHQSGNQVTLCISIDSKEKAEHIFNALKEGGQVSMPLQETFFSPAYAIVVDKFGITFQIYTEKAMSGS from the coding sequence ATGACCATGAAGTTGATCCCGTATTTTGTTATGGCGGGCAATGCGAACGAGGCAATCGAGTTTTACCAAGAAGCACTCGGAGGTAAGCTGGAGTACAAGCAGACGTTCGGCGAGATGCCCGAGAATCCGGAGTTCCCACTTCCTGAAGAAGCGAAGTCACTCGTATCTCACGCTACGGTGAAGTTCGGTGAAACCGATGTGATGTTCTCCGATTCGTTCCCTGGACAACCTCATCAGAGCGGCAACCAAGTTACGTTGTGTATCTCGATTGACAGCAAGGAGAAGGCGGAGCACATCTTCAACGCGCTGAAGGAAGGCGGACAAGTCAGCATGCCTTTACAAGAGACATTCTTCAGCCCGGCATATGCCATCGTTGTAGACAAGTTCGGTATTACGTTCCAGATCTACACGGAGAAGGCAATGTCCGGGTCGTAA
- the spoVB gene encoding stage V sporulation protein B — translation MREQETSFIRGTVVLTAAALVTRILGFFGSILLARYLGPEGIGLLMMAHPLVPMLITLTSLGLPVAISKLVAEAEALGDTAKVRRIVQVSLMMTISISIVLTLGVFIGAKPIAALILADQRAYYAMLAIVPIAPIVAVSAVLKGYFRGKQNMKPLAVSDVIENTVQIGLIAALVQVLLPYGIEYAAAGAMLCTVLGECSGLAYLSLMYTLHRRKSAHKRQSPALSAQLRDTQSQHETDLAPSSFREKKRTLLELLQIGLPFTGQGFIDSIYRAIKPALIIKSLAIAGIGTAVATKQYGLLVGYAFPLLVFPTFIMHSLSTALIPSISEASAGNNPKLIHERMEQAIRLAFMIGAPCTLTLYLWAEPLTIVVYNEPEAGRLLKLLAPFFLLHYFEAPLHAILLGIGRVRTVMWNFIMSTLLQSIAMFIFGSEWGIYGVAAGINFGLCLILLLNFIALAKQIGFAIELRPYAKMSLSLLFMGICGQGAYAFLQNEGYALQWALIVSVTVAFLIYAMSLTATRLLTRSFGRDL, via the coding sequence ATGCGAGAACAGGAAACGTCCTTTATCCGCGGAACCGTCGTGTTGACGGCTGCGGCGCTCGTCACACGGATTCTCGGCTTCTTTGGCAGCATTCTGCTTGCTCGGTACTTAGGTCCAGAAGGGATCGGCCTGCTCATGATGGCGCATCCGCTCGTGCCGATGCTGATTACATTGACGAGTCTCGGTCTGCCTGTTGCGATCTCCAAGCTCGTTGCCGAGGCGGAGGCGCTCGGTGATACGGCGAAGGTAAGACGTATCGTACAAGTGTCGCTCATGATGACGATCTCGATCAGCATCGTGCTGACGCTCGGCGTCTTCATCGGGGCGAAGCCGATTGCAGCACTCATACTGGCCGACCAACGTGCCTACTATGCGATGCTGGCCATCGTCCCGATTGCCCCGATCGTAGCGGTATCGGCTGTGCTGAAGGGATATTTTCGCGGGAAGCAAAATATGAAGCCGCTCGCCGTCTCCGACGTTATCGAAAATACGGTGCAGATCGGTCTCATTGCAGCTCTGGTTCAGGTGCTGCTACCTTATGGGATCGAATATGCGGCGGCTGGAGCGATGCTGTGCACTGTACTCGGAGAGTGCTCGGGTCTAGCCTACTTGTCCTTGATGTACACCTTGCATCGACGCAAATCGGCACACAAGCGCCAGTCCCCAGCATTGTCTGCACAACTGCGCGACACACAATCGCAGCATGAGACAGACCTTGCACCCTCATCGTTTCGGGAGAAGAAGCGGACGTTGCTTGAGCTGCTGCAGATCGGCCTACCGTTCACTGGGCAAGGGTTCATTGACTCGATCTACCGGGCGATTAAGCCCGCCCTTATTATTAAGAGTCTGGCCATCGCAGGTATTGGCACGGCTGTCGCGACGAAGCAGTATGGTCTGCTCGTCGGCTACGCGTTCCCGCTGCTCGTCTTCCCGACATTCATCATGCACTCGCTGTCAACAGCGCTGATCCCATCGATCAGTGAGGCTAGTGCGGGCAACAATCCGAAGCTTATCCATGAGCGGATGGAGCAAGCGATACGTCTAGCCTTCATGATCGGTGCTCCTTGCACGTTGACACTGTACCTGTGGGCAGAGCCACTTACGATCGTTGTATACAACGAGCCAGAGGCAGGCCGCCTGTTGAAGCTGCTTGCGCCCTTTTTTCTGCTTCACTACTTCGAGGCGCCCTTGCATGCTATATTGCTCGGCATCGGACGCGTCAGGACGGTGATGTGGAATTTCATTATGAGTACGCTGCTGCAGTCGATAGCTATGTTTATATTCGGCTCGGAGTGGGGGATCTATGGGGTAGCTGCGGGCATTAATTTCGGCTTGTGCCTGATACTGCTGCTGAATTTCATTGCACTTGCCAAGCAGATTGGCTTCGCGATCGAGCTGCGTCCGTATGCGAAGATGTCGCTTAGCTTGCTATTCATGGGCATATGCGGACAAGGTGCCTATGCATTCCTGCAGAATGAAGGCTACGCGCTGCAGTGGGCGCTTATCGTGTCGGTTACCGTTGCCTTCCTCATCTACGCGATGTCGCTTACCGCAACCAGACTATTAACAAGAAGCTTCGGAAGAGACTTGTAG